The Nitrospirota bacterium genome includes the window AAACAGCAAAATCATGTCCATTAAACGCCGGGCTTGTGGCTATCGGAATAAGGAACATTTCAAGACGGCTATCTACTTTTTCTGTGGCGGTCTTGACCTATACCCACGCTAAACCCGGAAGGACCGAAATTGGAAATATGTATTTTGAAAGCCCTTACCCAATTTGCAATATAAAATAAGACAATTAAAACATCATTAAAAGTTACTATATTTTTATGATGAGGGAATAAAGAAGCATAAATAAAAGTACCACACAGAAATAATACTAAGGCAGGAAAAAGCCTGAGAATTCTACGCATGTAGAAATGTTTTATATTTATGCTGCCTTTGTTCTCATATTCTTTAATTAATAGTGATGTGATAAGAAAACCACTAAGTACAAAGAATATATCAACACCGATAAATCCCCCTCTTAGGTATTTTGGAGATGCATGAAATATCATGACTGCCAGGATGGCTATACCACGCAGTCCATCGAGACTTGGCAAATAAATATAGTTCTGCTGATGTTTTTTAGTTGCATTTGAATCAGGATTAGTTTGTGGAATCAACGGAGTTTCCTTCTGTAGAACCTTATTCTAATCAGAACCAAGGAGATATCGTGCGAGAAACCTGCCCCTTTGAGAGTATCCTTCCCATTCCAAATGATACCCGCCTGGATCTATAAGGGCCGGATTGTCCTTAATAAAATGATAATAATCAGGACCGGCTGAAACAGCCTTATTTGCTATCACGCGGTCAATTTCATCAAGGTAATTTATGGCATCATGTGGTTTA containing:
- a CDS encoding acyltransferase, which gives rise to MIFHASPKYLRGGFIGVDIFFVLSGFLITSLLIKEYENKGSINIKHFYMRRILRLFPALVLFLCGTFIYASLFPHHKNIVTFNDVLIVLFYIANWVRAFKIHISNFGPSGFSVGIGQDRHRKSR